A portion of the Salarias fasciatus chromosome 15, fSalaFa1.1, whole genome shotgun sequence genome contains these proteins:
- the LOC115402113 gene encoding clathrin coat assembly protein AP180 isoform X1, with translation MSGQTLTDRIAAAQYQLTGSDMARAVCKATTHEVMAPKKKHLDYLVSATNTTNVNIPQMADTLFERSTNASWVVVFKALVTTHHMCVHGNERFIQYLASRTSLFNLSNFIDKTGSHGYDMSTFIRRYGRYLNEKAFAYRQMAFDFTRVKKGAEGVMRTMTTEKLLKGMPVLQTQIDTLLEFDVHPKELNNGIINAAFLLLFKDLVKLFASYNDGIINLLEKFFKMKKSECKDALEIYKRFLTRVTKIGEFMKLAETVGVDKNDIPDINYAPSSILESLETHMNGLEDVKGGKKGEGSPTKGSPTNNVSPTSTPAKSSNAVPALQPPPGESAAAAASAAPEPAEDSLLDLDPLSSSGPSAPSAAPTSWGDLLGSEMGDSLLSEPTLTAEPTPSPAAATPTPAAAEPGVSLAPPTSTAAATSPGAANMDLLGDAFATPVPATEASAAAAAEGGAAAATSAPAASAGAESTGGDAPAAAAAAAPAASAAPGAELMSVFDGLGDVMKPTLTPQAGDVDTSMANMASNLTMGNPAAPQVAPPSWGAPMTIPMGVAPFMGTYPSFTMAPAPGAGAPMMPMARPGFPATGPTPGAPMSPGMAQSPRKPPPPRNALDDLNIKDFM, from the exons ATGTCGGGGCAGACGCTCACGGATCGCATTGCCGCTGCGCAATACCAGCTAACGGGATCAGATATGGCCCGGGCTGTCTGCAAAGCCACCACTCATGAGGTGATGGCGCCCAAGAAGAAGCACCTGGACT aTCTGGTGTCAgccaccaacaccaccaacGTGAACATCCCTCAGATGGCTGACACGCTGTTCGAGCGATCCACCAACGCCAGCTGGGTGGTTGTCTTCAAAGCTCTCGTCACCACCCATCACATGTGTGTCCACGGCAACGAG aggTTCATCCAGTACTTGGCTTCCAGGACTTCCTTGTTCAACCTCAGTAACTTCATTGACAAAACCGGCTCTCATG gCTACGACATGTCGACGTTCATCAGGCGGTACGGACGCTACCTGAACGAGAAAGCCTTCGCCTACCGCCAGATGGCTTTTGACTTCACCAGAGTCAAGAAGGG TGCTGAAGGAGTGATGAGGACCATGACCACCGAGAAGCTGCTGAAAGGCATGCCCGTCCTGCAGACTCAGATTGACACACTGCTGGAGTTCGAT GTTCACCCCAAGGAGCTGAACAACGGGATCATCAACGCAGCGTTTCTGCTTCTCTTCAAGGACCTGGTCAAACTGTTTGCGTCCTACAACGACGGAATCATCAACCTACTAG AGAAATTCTTTAAGATGAAGAAGAGTGAGTGTAAGGATGCTCTGGAGATCTACAAGAGGTTCCTGACCAGGGTGACGAAGATTGGAGAGTTCATGAAGTTGGCAGAG ACAGTCGGAGTTGACAAAAATGACATTCCTGACATCAACTAT GCTCCCAGCAGTATCCTGGAGTCTCTGGAAACACACATGAACGGCCTGGAGGACGTAAAAGGAGGCAAGAAGGG TGAAGG GTCTCCAACAAAG ggaTCTCCAACAAACAACGTGTCTCCGACATCGACTCCGGCCAAATCCTCAAACGCTGTCCCCGcactgcagcctcctcctggagagagcgccgccgccgccgcctcagccGCTCCAGAACCAGCCGAGGA TTCTTTGTTGGACCTGGACCCGCTGTCTTCCTCTGGGCCCTCAGCACCATCGGCTGCCCCCACATCTTGGGGAG ATCTTCTGGGATCAG AAATGGGCGACTCCTTGCTATCCGAACCCACCCTCACAGCAGAGCCCACCCcctcccctgcagcagcaacgcCCACTCCTGCAGCGGCAGAACCCGGAGTGTCTCTAGCTCCTCCCACTAGCACAGCAGCCGCCACCTCCCCTGGCGCCGCCAATATGGATCTGTTGGGAG ATGCCTTTGCAACACCTGTCCCTGCCACTGaggcctctgcagcagcagcagccgagggaggggctgcagcagCCACGTCCGCCCCTGCCGCCAGCGCAGGAGCTG AGTCCACAGGAGGAGACGCCCCAgctgcggccgccgccgccgcccctgctgcctccgccgcccCCGGCGCTGAGCTGATGTCAG TATTTGATGGCTTAGGAGATGTAATGAAGCCCACTCTGACCCCTCAGGCGGGGGATGTTGACACCTCCATGGCTAACATGGCTAGTA ATCTGACGATGGGAAACCCAGCAGCCCCTCAGGTAGCTCCCCCAAGTTGGGGTGCTCCCATG ACCATACCCATGGGTGTCGCTCCTTTTATGGGGACTTACCCCAGCTTCACCATG GCCCCGGCACCAGGTGCAGGAGCTCCCATGATGCCAATGGCAAGGCCTGGCTTCCCTGCCACGGGACCAACCCCCGGGGCACCG ATGTCTCCTGGAATGGCCCAGAGCCCCAGAAAGCCGCCGCCACCGAGGAACGCTCTGGACGACCTCAACATCAAGGACTTCATGTAG
- the LOC115402113 gene encoding clathrin coat assembly protein AP180 isoform X2 translates to MSGQTLTDRIAAAQYQLTGSDMARAVCKATTHEVMAPKKKHLDYLVSATNTTNVNIPQMADTLFERSTNASWVVVFKALVTTHHMCVHGNERFIQYLASRTSLFNLSNFIDKTGSHGYDMSTFIRRYGRYLNEKAFAYRQMAFDFTRVKKGAEGVMRTMTTEKLLKGMPVLQTQIDTLLEFDVHPKELNNGIINAAFLLLFKDLVKLFASYNDGIINLLEKFFKMKKSECKDALEIYKRFLTRVTKIGEFMKLAETVGVDKNDIPDINYAPSSILESLETHMNGLEDVKGGKKGSPTKGSPTNNVSPTSTPAKSSNAVPALQPPPGESAAAAASAAPEPAEDSLLDLDPLSSSGPSAPSAAPTSWGDLLGSEMGDSLLSEPTLTAEPTPSPAAATPTPAAAEPGVSLAPPTSTAAATSPGAANMDLLGDAFATPVPATEASAAAAAEGGAAAATSAPAASAGAESTGGDAPAAAAAAAPAASAAPGAELMSVFDGLGDVMKPTLTPQAGDVDTSMANMASNLTMGNPAAPQVAPPSWGAPMTIPMGVAPFMGTYPSFTMAPAPGAGAPMMPMARPGFPATGPTPGAPMSPGMAQSPRKPPPPRNALDDLNIKDFM, encoded by the exons ATGTCGGGGCAGACGCTCACGGATCGCATTGCCGCTGCGCAATACCAGCTAACGGGATCAGATATGGCCCGGGCTGTCTGCAAAGCCACCACTCATGAGGTGATGGCGCCCAAGAAGAAGCACCTGGACT aTCTGGTGTCAgccaccaacaccaccaacGTGAACATCCCTCAGATGGCTGACACGCTGTTCGAGCGATCCACCAACGCCAGCTGGGTGGTTGTCTTCAAAGCTCTCGTCACCACCCATCACATGTGTGTCCACGGCAACGAG aggTTCATCCAGTACTTGGCTTCCAGGACTTCCTTGTTCAACCTCAGTAACTTCATTGACAAAACCGGCTCTCATG gCTACGACATGTCGACGTTCATCAGGCGGTACGGACGCTACCTGAACGAGAAAGCCTTCGCCTACCGCCAGATGGCTTTTGACTTCACCAGAGTCAAGAAGGG TGCTGAAGGAGTGATGAGGACCATGACCACCGAGAAGCTGCTGAAAGGCATGCCCGTCCTGCAGACTCAGATTGACACACTGCTGGAGTTCGAT GTTCACCCCAAGGAGCTGAACAACGGGATCATCAACGCAGCGTTTCTGCTTCTCTTCAAGGACCTGGTCAAACTGTTTGCGTCCTACAACGACGGAATCATCAACCTACTAG AGAAATTCTTTAAGATGAAGAAGAGTGAGTGTAAGGATGCTCTGGAGATCTACAAGAGGTTCCTGACCAGGGTGACGAAGATTGGAGAGTTCATGAAGTTGGCAGAG ACAGTCGGAGTTGACAAAAATGACATTCCTGACATCAACTAT GCTCCCAGCAGTATCCTGGAGTCTCTGGAAACACACATGAACGGCCTGGAGGACGTAAAAGGAGGCAAGAAGGG GTCTCCAACAAAG ggaTCTCCAACAAACAACGTGTCTCCGACATCGACTCCGGCCAAATCCTCAAACGCTGTCCCCGcactgcagcctcctcctggagagagcgccgccgccgccgcctcagccGCTCCAGAACCAGCCGAGGA TTCTTTGTTGGACCTGGACCCGCTGTCTTCCTCTGGGCCCTCAGCACCATCGGCTGCCCCCACATCTTGGGGAG ATCTTCTGGGATCAG AAATGGGCGACTCCTTGCTATCCGAACCCACCCTCACAGCAGAGCCCACCCcctcccctgcagcagcaacgcCCACTCCTGCAGCGGCAGAACCCGGAGTGTCTCTAGCTCCTCCCACTAGCACAGCAGCCGCCACCTCCCCTGGCGCCGCCAATATGGATCTGTTGGGAG ATGCCTTTGCAACACCTGTCCCTGCCACTGaggcctctgcagcagcagcagccgagggaggggctgcagcagCCACGTCCGCCCCTGCCGCCAGCGCAGGAGCTG AGTCCACAGGAGGAGACGCCCCAgctgcggccgccgccgccgcccctgctgcctccgccgcccCCGGCGCTGAGCTGATGTCAG TATTTGATGGCTTAGGAGATGTAATGAAGCCCACTCTGACCCCTCAGGCGGGGGATGTTGACACCTCCATGGCTAACATGGCTAGTA ATCTGACGATGGGAAACCCAGCAGCCCCTCAGGTAGCTCCCCCAAGTTGGGGTGCTCCCATG ACCATACCCATGGGTGTCGCTCCTTTTATGGGGACTTACCCCAGCTTCACCATG GCCCCGGCACCAGGTGCAGGAGCTCCCATGATGCCAATGGCAAGGCCTGGCTTCCCTGCCACGGGACCAACCCCCGGGGCACCG ATGTCTCCTGGAATGGCCCAGAGCCCCAGAAAGCCGCCGCCACCGAGGAACGCTCTGGACGACCTCAACATCAAGGACTTCATGTAG
- the LOC115402113 gene encoding clathrin coat assembly protein AP180 isoform X15 yields MSGQTLTDRIAAAQYQLTGSDMARAVCKATTHEVMAPKKKHLDYLVSATNTTNVNIPQMADTLFERSTNASWVVVFKALVTTHHMCVHGNERFIQYLASRTSLFNLSNFIDKTGSHGYDMSTFIRRYGRYLNEKAFAYRQMAFDFTRVKKGAEGVMRTMTTEKLLKGMPVLQTQIDTLLEFDVHPKELNNGIINAAFLLLFKDLVKLFASYNDGIINLLEKFFKMKKSECKDALEIYKRFLTRVTKIGEFMKLAETVGVDKNDIPDINYAPSSILESLETHMNGLEDVKGGKKGEGSPTKGSPTNNVSPTSTPAKSSNAVPALQPPPGESAAAAASAAPEPAEDSLLDLDPLSSSGPSAPSAAPTSWGDLLGSEMGDSLLSEPTLTAEPTPSPAAATPTPAAAEPGVSLAPPTSTAAATSPGAANMDLLGDAFATPVPATEASAAAAAEGGAAAATSAPAASAGAESTGGDAPAAAAAAAPAASAAPGAELMSAAPQVAPPSWGAPMMSPGMAQSPRKPPPPRNALDDLNIKDFM; encoded by the exons ATGTCGGGGCAGACGCTCACGGATCGCATTGCCGCTGCGCAATACCAGCTAACGGGATCAGATATGGCCCGGGCTGTCTGCAAAGCCACCACTCATGAGGTGATGGCGCCCAAGAAGAAGCACCTGGACT aTCTGGTGTCAgccaccaacaccaccaacGTGAACATCCCTCAGATGGCTGACACGCTGTTCGAGCGATCCACCAACGCCAGCTGGGTGGTTGTCTTCAAAGCTCTCGTCACCACCCATCACATGTGTGTCCACGGCAACGAG aggTTCATCCAGTACTTGGCTTCCAGGACTTCCTTGTTCAACCTCAGTAACTTCATTGACAAAACCGGCTCTCATG gCTACGACATGTCGACGTTCATCAGGCGGTACGGACGCTACCTGAACGAGAAAGCCTTCGCCTACCGCCAGATGGCTTTTGACTTCACCAGAGTCAAGAAGGG TGCTGAAGGAGTGATGAGGACCATGACCACCGAGAAGCTGCTGAAAGGCATGCCCGTCCTGCAGACTCAGATTGACACACTGCTGGAGTTCGAT GTTCACCCCAAGGAGCTGAACAACGGGATCATCAACGCAGCGTTTCTGCTTCTCTTCAAGGACCTGGTCAAACTGTTTGCGTCCTACAACGACGGAATCATCAACCTACTAG AGAAATTCTTTAAGATGAAGAAGAGTGAGTGTAAGGATGCTCTGGAGATCTACAAGAGGTTCCTGACCAGGGTGACGAAGATTGGAGAGTTCATGAAGTTGGCAGAG ACAGTCGGAGTTGACAAAAATGACATTCCTGACATCAACTAT GCTCCCAGCAGTATCCTGGAGTCTCTGGAAACACACATGAACGGCCTGGAGGACGTAAAAGGAGGCAAGAAGGG TGAAGG GTCTCCAACAAAG ggaTCTCCAACAAACAACGTGTCTCCGACATCGACTCCGGCCAAATCCTCAAACGCTGTCCCCGcactgcagcctcctcctggagagagcgccgccgccgccgcctcagccGCTCCAGAACCAGCCGAGGA TTCTTTGTTGGACCTGGACCCGCTGTCTTCCTCTGGGCCCTCAGCACCATCGGCTGCCCCCACATCTTGGGGAG ATCTTCTGGGATCAG AAATGGGCGACTCCTTGCTATCCGAACCCACCCTCACAGCAGAGCCCACCCcctcccctgcagcagcaacgcCCACTCCTGCAGCGGCAGAACCCGGAGTGTCTCTAGCTCCTCCCACTAGCACAGCAGCCGCCACCTCCCCTGGCGCCGCCAATATGGATCTGTTGGGAG ATGCCTTTGCAACACCTGTCCCTGCCACTGaggcctctgcagcagcagcagccgagggaggggctgcagcagCCACGTCCGCCCCTGCCGCCAGCGCAGGAGCTG AGTCCACAGGAGGAGACGCCCCAgctgcggccgccgccgccgcccctgctgcctccgccgcccCCGGCGCTGAGCTGATGTCAG CAGCCCCTCAGGTAGCTCCCCCAAGTTGGGGTGCTCCCATG ATGTCTCCTGGAATGGCCCAGAGCCCCAGAAAGCCGCCGCCACCGAGGAACGCTCTGGACGACCTCAACATCAAGGACTTCATGTAG
- the LOC115402113 gene encoding clathrin coat assembly protein AP180 isoform X7, which yields MSGQTLTDRIAAAQYQLTGSDMARAVCKATTHEVMAPKKKHLDYLVSATNTTNVNIPQMADTLFERSTNASWVVVFKALVTTHHMCVHGNERFIQYLASRTSLFNLSNFIDKTGSHGYDMSTFIRRYGRYLNEKAFAYRQMAFDFTRVKKGAEGVMRTMTTEKLLKGMPVLQTQIDTLLEFDVHPKELNNGIINAAFLLLFKDLVKLFASYNDGIINLLEKFFKMKKSECKDALEIYKRFLTRVTKIGEFMKLAETVGVDKNDIPDINYAPSSILESLETHMNGLEDVKGGKKGEGSPTKGSPTNNVSPTSTPAKSSNAVPALQPPPGESAAAAASAAPEPAEDSLLDLDPLSSSGPSAPSAAPTSWGDLLGSEMGDSLLSEPTLTAEPTPSPAAATPTPAAAEPGVSLAPPTSTAAATSPGAANMDLLGDAFATPVPATEASAAAAAEGGAAAATSAPAASAGAESTGGDAPAAAAAAAPAASAAPGAELMSAAPQVAPPSWGAPMTIPMGVAPFMGTYPSFTMAPAPGAGAPMMPMARPGFPATGPTPGAPMSPGMAQSPRKPPPPRNALDDLNIKDFM from the exons ATGTCGGGGCAGACGCTCACGGATCGCATTGCCGCTGCGCAATACCAGCTAACGGGATCAGATATGGCCCGGGCTGTCTGCAAAGCCACCACTCATGAGGTGATGGCGCCCAAGAAGAAGCACCTGGACT aTCTGGTGTCAgccaccaacaccaccaacGTGAACATCCCTCAGATGGCTGACACGCTGTTCGAGCGATCCACCAACGCCAGCTGGGTGGTTGTCTTCAAAGCTCTCGTCACCACCCATCACATGTGTGTCCACGGCAACGAG aggTTCATCCAGTACTTGGCTTCCAGGACTTCCTTGTTCAACCTCAGTAACTTCATTGACAAAACCGGCTCTCATG gCTACGACATGTCGACGTTCATCAGGCGGTACGGACGCTACCTGAACGAGAAAGCCTTCGCCTACCGCCAGATGGCTTTTGACTTCACCAGAGTCAAGAAGGG TGCTGAAGGAGTGATGAGGACCATGACCACCGAGAAGCTGCTGAAAGGCATGCCCGTCCTGCAGACTCAGATTGACACACTGCTGGAGTTCGAT GTTCACCCCAAGGAGCTGAACAACGGGATCATCAACGCAGCGTTTCTGCTTCTCTTCAAGGACCTGGTCAAACTGTTTGCGTCCTACAACGACGGAATCATCAACCTACTAG AGAAATTCTTTAAGATGAAGAAGAGTGAGTGTAAGGATGCTCTGGAGATCTACAAGAGGTTCCTGACCAGGGTGACGAAGATTGGAGAGTTCATGAAGTTGGCAGAG ACAGTCGGAGTTGACAAAAATGACATTCCTGACATCAACTAT GCTCCCAGCAGTATCCTGGAGTCTCTGGAAACACACATGAACGGCCTGGAGGACGTAAAAGGAGGCAAGAAGGG TGAAGG GTCTCCAACAAAG ggaTCTCCAACAAACAACGTGTCTCCGACATCGACTCCGGCCAAATCCTCAAACGCTGTCCCCGcactgcagcctcctcctggagagagcgccgccgccgccgcctcagccGCTCCAGAACCAGCCGAGGA TTCTTTGTTGGACCTGGACCCGCTGTCTTCCTCTGGGCCCTCAGCACCATCGGCTGCCCCCACATCTTGGGGAG ATCTTCTGGGATCAG AAATGGGCGACTCCTTGCTATCCGAACCCACCCTCACAGCAGAGCCCACCCcctcccctgcagcagcaacgcCCACTCCTGCAGCGGCAGAACCCGGAGTGTCTCTAGCTCCTCCCACTAGCACAGCAGCCGCCACCTCCCCTGGCGCCGCCAATATGGATCTGTTGGGAG ATGCCTTTGCAACACCTGTCCCTGCCACTGaggcctctgcagcagcagcagccgagggaggggctgcagcagCCACGTCCGCCCCTGCCGCCAGCGCAGGAGCTG AGTCCACAGGAGGAGACGCCCCAgctgcggccgccgccgccgcccctgctgcctccgccgcccCCGGCGCTGAGCTGATGTCAG CAGCCCCTCAGGTAGCTCCCCCAAGTTGGGGTGCTCCCATG ACCATACCCATGGGTGTCGCTCCTTTTATGGGGACTTACCCCAGCTTCACCATG GCCCCGGCACCAGGTGCAGGAGCTCCCATGATGCCAATGGCAAGGCCTGGCTTCCCTGCCACGGGACCAACCCCCGGGGCACCG ATGTCTCCTGGAATGGCCCAGAGCCCCAGAAAGCCGCCGCCACCGAGGAACGCTCTGGACGACCTCAACATCAAGGACTTCATGTAG
- the LOC115402113 gene encoding clathrin coat assembly protein AP180 isoform X16, translating into MSGQTLTDRIAAAQYQLTGSDMARAVCKATTHEVMAPKKKHLDYLVSATNTTNVNIPQMADTLFERSTNASWVVVFKALVTTHHMCVHGNERFIQYLASRTSLFNLSNFIDKTGSHGYDMSTFIRRYGRYLNEKAFAYRQMAFDFTRVKKGAEGVMRTMTTEKLLKGMPVLQTQIDTLLEFDVHPKELNNGIINAAFLLLFKDLVKLFASYNDGIINLLEKFFKMKKSECKDALEIYKRFLTRVTKIGEFMKLAETVGVDKNDIPDINYAPSSILESLETHMNGLEDVKGGKKGEGSPTKGSPTNNVSPTSTPAKSSNAVPALQPPPGESAAAAASAAPEPAEDSLLDLDPLSSSGPSAPSAAPTSWGDLLGSEMGDSLLSEPTLTAEPTPSPAAATPTPAAAEPGVSLAPPTSTAAATSPGAANMDLLGDAFATPVPATEASAAAAAEGGAAAATSAPAASAGAESTGGDAPAAAAAAAPAASAAPGAELMSDLTMGNPAAPQMSPGMAQSPRKPPPPRNALDDLNIKDFM; encoded by the exons ATGTCGGGGCAGACGCTCACGGATCGCATTGCCGCTGCGCAATACCAGCTAACGGGATCAGATATGGCCCGGGCTGTCTGCAAAGCCACCACTCATGAGGTGATGGCGCCCAAGAAGAAGCACCTGGACT aTCTGGTGTCAgccaccaacaccaccaacGTGAACATCCCTCAGATGGCTGACACGCTGTTCGAGCGATCCACCAACGCCAGCTGGGTGGTTGTCTTCAAAGCTCTCGTCACCACCCATCACATGTGTGTCCACGGCAACGAG aggTTCATCCAGTACTTGGCTTCCAGGACTTCCTTGTTCAACCTCAGTAACTTCATTGACAAAACCGGCTCTCATG gCTACGACATGTCGACGTTCATCAGGCGGTACGGACGCTACCTGAACGAGAAAGCCTTCGCCTACCGCCAGATGGCTTTTGACTTCACCAGAGTCAAGAAGGG TGCTGAAGGAGTGATGAGGACCATGACCACCGAGAAGCTGCTGAAAGGCATGCCCGTCCTGCAGACTCAGATTGACACACTGCTGGAGTTCGAT GTTCACCCCAAGGAGCTGAACAACGGGATCATCAACGCAGCGTTTCTGCTTCTCTTCAAGGACCTGGTCAAACTGTTTGCGTCCTACAACGACGGAATCATCAACCTACTAG AGAAATTCTTTAAGATGAAGAAGAGTGAGTGTAAGGATGCTCTGGAGATCTACAAGAGGTTCCTGACCAGGGTGACGAAGATTGGAGAGTTCATGAAGTTGGCAGAG ACAGTCGGAGTTGACAAAAATGACATTCCTGACATCAACTAT GCTCCCAGCAGTATCCTGGAGTCTCTGGAAACACACATGAACGGCCTGGAGGACGTAAAAGGAGGCAAGAAGGG TGAAGG GTCTCCAACAAAG ggaTCTCCAACAAACAACGTGTCTCCGACATCGACTCCGGCCAAATCCTCAAACGCTGTCCCCGcactgcagcctcctcctggagagagcgccgccgccgccgcctcagccGCTCCAGAACCAGCCGAGGA TTCTTTGTTGGACCTGGACCCGCTGTCTTCCTCTGGGCCCTCAGCACCATCGGCTGCCCCCACATCTTGGGGAG ATCTTCTGGGATCAG AAATGGGCGACTCCTTGCTATCCGAACCCACCCTCACAGCAGAGCCCACCCcctcccctgcagcagcaacgcCCACTCCTGCAGCGGCAGAACCCGGAGTGTCTCTAGCTCCTCCCACTAGCACAGCAGCCGCCACCTCCCCTGGCGCCGCCAATATGGATCTGTTGGGAG ATGCCTTTGCAACACCTGTCCCTGCCACTGaggcctctgcagcagcagcagccgagggaggggctgcagcagCCACGTCCGCCCCTGCCGCCAGCGCAGGAGCTG AGTCCACAGGAGGAGACGCCCCAgctgcggccgccgccgccgcccctgctgcctccgccgcccCCGGCGCTGAGCTGATGTCAG ATCTGACGATGGGAAACCCAGCAGCCCCTCAG ATGTCTCCTGGAATGGCCCAGAGCCCCAGAAAGCCGCCGCCACCGAGGAACGCTCTGGACGACCTCAACATCAAGGACTTCATGTAG
- the LOC115402113 gene encoding clathrin coat assembly protein AP180 isoform X9, with protein sequence MSGQTLTDRIAAAQYQLTGSDMARAVCKATTHEVMAPKKKHLDYLVSATNTTNVNIPQMADTLFERSTNASWVVVFKALVTTHHMCVHGNERFIQYLASRTSLFNLSNFIDKTGSHGYDMSTFIRRYGRYLNEKAFAYRQMAFDFTRVKKGAEGVMRTMTTEKLLKGMPVLQTQIDTLLEFDVHPKELNNGIINAAFLLLFKDLVKLFASYNDGIINLLEKFFKMKKSECKDALEIYKRFLTRVTKIGEFMKLAETVGVDKNDIPDINYAPSSILESLETHMNGLEDVKGGKKGEGSPTKGSPTNNVSPTSTPAKSSNAVPALQPPPGESAAAAASAAPEPAEDSLLDLDPLSSSGPSAPSAAPTSWGDLLGSEMGDSLLSEPTLTAEPTPSPAAATPTPAAAEPGVSLAPPTSTAAATSPGAANMDLLGDAFATPVPATEASAAAAAEGGAAAATSAPAASAGAESTGGDAPAAAAAAAPAASAAPGAELMSVFDGLGDVMKPTLTPQAGDVDTSMANMASNLTMGNPAAPQMSPGMAQSPRKPPPPRNALDDLNIKDFM encoded by the exons ATGTCGGGGCAGACGCTCACGGATCGCATTGCCGCTGCGCAATACCAGCTAACGGGATCAGATATGGCCCGGGCTGTCTGCAAAGCCACCACTCATGAGGTGATGGCGCCCAAGAAGAAGCACCTGGACT aTCTGGTGTCAgccaccaacaccaccaacGTGAACATCCCTCAGATGGCTGACACGCTGTTCGAGCGATCCACCAACGCCAGCTGGGTGGTTGTCTTCAAAGCTCTCGTCACCACCCATCACATGTGTGTCCACGGCAACGAG aggTTCATCCAGTACTTGGCTTCCAGGACTTCCTTGTTCAACCTCAGTAACTTCATTGACAAAACCGGCTCTCATG gCTACGACATGTCGACGTTCATCAGGCGGTACGGACGCTACCTGAACGAGAAAGCCTTCGCCTACCGCCAGATGGCTTTTGACTTCACCAGAGTCAAGAAGGG TGCTGAAGGAGTGATGAGGACCATGACCACCGAGAAGCTGCTGAAAGGCATGCCCGTCCTGCAGACTCAGATTGACACACTGCTGGAGTTCGAT GTTCACCCCAAGGAGCTGAACAACGGGATCATCAACGCAGCGTTTCTGCTTCTCTTCAAGGACCTGGTCAAACTGTTTGCGTCCTACAACGACGGAATCATCAACCTACTAG AGAAATTCTTTAAGATGAAGAAGAGTGAGTGTAAGGATGCTCTGGAGATCTACAAGAGGTTCCTGACCAGGGTGACGAAGATTGGAGAGTTCATGAAGTTGGCAGAG ACAGTCGGAGTTGACAAAAATGACATTCCTGACATCAACTAT GCTCCCAGCAGTATCCTGGAGTCTCTGGAAACACACATGAACGGCCTGGAGGACGTAAAAGGAGGCAAGAAGGG TGAAGG GTCTCCAACAAAG ggaTCTCCAACAAACAACGTGTCTCCGACATCGACTCCGGCCAAATCCTCAAACGCTGTCCCCGcactgcagcctcctcctggagagagcgccgccgccgccgcctcagccGCTCCAGAACCAGCCGAGGA TTCTTTGTTGGACCTGGACCCGCTGTCTTCCTCTGGGCCCTCAGCACCATCGGCTGCCCCCACATCTTGGGGAG ATCTTCTGGGATCAG AAATGGGCGACTCCTTGCTATCCGAACCCACCCTCACAGCAGAGCCCACCCcctcccctgcagcagcaacgcCCACTCCTGCAGCGGCAGAACCCGGAGTGTCTCTAGCTCCTCCCACTAGCACAGCAGCCGCCACCTCCCCTGGCGCCGCCAATATGGATCTGTTGGGAG ATGCCTTTGCAACACCTGTCCCTGCCACTGaggcctctgcagcagcagcagccgagggaggggctgcagcagCCACGTCCGCCCCTGCCGCCAGCGCAGGAGCTG AGTCCACAGGAGGAGACGCCCCAgctgcggccgccgccgccgcccctgctgcctccgccgcccCCGGCGCTGAGCTGATGTCAG TATTTGATGGCTTAGGAGATGTAATGAAGCCCACTCTGACCCCTCAGGCGGGGGATGTTGACACCTCCATGGCTAACATGGCTAGTA ATCTGACGATGGGAAACCCAGCAGCCCCTCAG ATGTCTCCTGGAATGGCCCAGAGCCCCAGAAAGCCGCCGCCACCGAGGAACGCTCTGGACGACCTCAACATCAAGGACTTCATGTAG